TTCTAACTTTGCATTATATAGTTCACTATATTGAGACTTTAAAGATGAAATTGAGCCCTCATTTTCATCTTTAAATAACCCCCTTATTTGAACATCATCCATACCCACACCGTCATCTTTGATTTTTATTACTATTTTTTCACTATCACGCACAACCGTAAAGATTATTGTTCCTCCATTATTTTTTTTTAAAATTCCATGGATAATTGCATTTTCTATTAAGTTGTATAATGAATTTTTAGGGATTAAAAAATTTACATCTCCTTGGATATCGTACACAATATTTAATCTATGGTCAAACCGGACCTTTTGAATATACAAATAAGATTTTATATACTCTATTTCCTCATGCAAAAAAACGATTCCATCAGTTACATCAAAATTAAATCTTAGATAGCTGCTAAGTTCTAAAACAACTTTCCTAGCTTCTTCAGAATTTTCCCTACACAAGGATAATATGCTATTTAATGTATTAAAGAGGAAATGTTGATTAATTGAGGGTACTATTTGTTTAGTGGACTTATTAATTTCAATGTTGCTTACACTATTTGATTTGTTTTTTTCATGTACTCTCACAGATTTTTTCTCTCCTTATAACCATTTATGTTACAGATTATTATGCATATTACATATTACGTGCCGTATGCAATTTTTAAAACATATTGTTTTTATGTCTAGTAAGTATATCGATAAATTTTGTAAATACCTTAGTGAAAAATTATATATTCTACCAATTCGTTTCTCACAGGTGAATTTTCTTTGAAAAAATTTTAAGATTGTTTTAAATTCATGTAAATTATAATCTTTATTAATTATCTCCTTTACATTTTCATATTATTAATTTACTATTAATTAAGAGAATTCTATTAATTAATGAATTCTATTAAAGTATAGAGGAGGTTTTTAATTATGGCAGCTGCACATTCGTTTGACATAGTATCAGATGTAGATTTACAAGAGGTAGACAATGCAATAAATCAGGCATTGAAAGAGATCAAACAAAGATATGATTTTAAAAACACTATTACTGAGATCAACCTAGTGAAAGAAGATATTAAAATAATATCTGATGATGACTTTAAATTGAAATCGGTTATAGAAGTTCTTGTAAGTAAATTAATTAAAAGAGGTATATCTGGAAAAGCATTAGATCTAGGCAAGCAAGAACCTGCTACCTTAGGTTCTGCAAGACAAACCGCTAAAATTGTAAAAGGTATTTCTACAGAAAAAGCAAAAAAAATAATTGCAGAGATTAAAGCTAGTAAAATTAAAGTTCAAGCTCAAATTATGGATAACCAACTAAGGATTACTGGTAAGGACCTTGATGATTTGCAAGAAGTAATGACACTTGTAAAATCAAAAGATTTTGATATTGCACTGCAGTTCACAAATTATAGGTAGTTACATGTTAAAAGGCTAGTACTGATGGTGCTAACCTTTTTTTTATTTTATTTAGTGCTATTTTTGTTTTATACATTCTAATATTTTACACTAATTACAATTGATTATATTTATTGTATTTTTATAAAAAATTATGTATAATATAGATGGCATTATAATACCGTGAAAAATGACAGACTTTTCTGGACTTTTTGCATAATACGTAAAAGTTTATTAATTTTTATTATTATTATTAAATATTTACATAATCCTATTGACGTTTTATGTTAGTTTTGCTATAATTTAATTATAAATAAGTCGAAAGATGTTTGAGGAGGAAATTATATGAAATCAACAGGTATAGTAAGAAAAGTGGACGAACTTGGAAGAATTGTTATTCCTATAGAATTAAGAAGGACTTTGGATATAGATATCAAAGATGCTTTAGAAATCTATGTAGATGGTGAACAAATCATCCTTAAAAAATATGAGCCAGCTTGTATTTTCTGTCAAAACGCAAGAGACGTTGTAAACTACAAAGGTAAGAATATTTGTAAAGATTGCCTAGCTGAGTTAGGTTCAGGCAAATAATTTAAGAAAATTTTAGTTTATTTAAGCCATGGCTTAAATAAACTAAGGTATAAATCAAAAGAACAAAAGAGATTCCTTTTATTAGGATATCTCTTTTGTTCTTTTATGTTTTCAACCTAAACTCACTAGAACACTTAGAGCAAGTTACAATAATTTTACCCTTTCCTTTCGGTAGTCTTAACTTTTGTCTACATTTAGGACAACTAGTTATTATATACTTTCTTCTTTCTTTTAATTTTTCCATTGGATTATATTTCTTAATCTTAGCATTAAGTAGTTCCACATTTTTCACAATATTAATTAATTTTATGTTTTTTTTGAAATTATTCATTTTACGATCAAAACCTCTTTTGGTGCTTTCAAAAACAAATCTTTTATTATTTCTCCCCTGTAGCTTAGTTGATTTACTTCTCCAAATTGAATAGATAATAAGTGCTGTTCCTAAAATCCATGCATACCCAGTTACAAACAAAAATATTCCTAATATTAAGGTTATTTTTGAAAATCTATCCCAGCCATAATATTCTCTAGAAAACTTAACAGACATTTATACTATTCCTCCTATTATTCTCTAGTGTAAATAACAATTTACAAATGTTATTCCTCTTCTTATTCATATTT
This DNA window, taken from Clostridium estertheticum, encodes the following:
- a CDS encoding sensor histidine kinase: MRVHEKNKSNSVSNIEINKSTKQIVPSINQHFLFNTLNSILSLCRENSEEARKVVLELSSYLRFNFDVTDGIVFLHEEIEYIKSYLYIQKVRFDHRLNIVYDIQGDVNFLIPKNSLYNLIENAIIHGILKKNNGGTIIFTVVRDSEKIVIKIKDDGVGMDDVQIRGLFKDENEGSISSLKSQYSELYNAKLEVISKLNIGTCLTVYIPIENIKYE
- a CDS encoding YajQ family cyclic di-GMP-binding protein yields the protein MAAAHSFDIVSDVDLQEVDNAINQALKEIKQRYDFKNTITEINLVKEDIKIISDDDFKLKSVIEVLVSKLIKRGISGKALDLGKQEPATLGSARQTAKIVKGISTEKAKKIIAEIKASKIKVQAQIMDNQLRITGKDLDDLQEVMTLVKSKDFDIALQFTNYR
- a CDS encoding AbrB/MazE/SpoVT family DNA-binding domain-containing protein; the encoded protein is MKSTGIVRKVDELGRIVIPIELRRTLDIDIKDALEIYVDGEQIILKKYEPACIFCQNARDVVNYKGKNICKDCLAELGSGK